One genomic segment of Tursiops truncatus isolate mTurTru1 chromosome 4, mTurTru1.mat.Y, whole genome shotgun sequence includes these proteins:
- the NUDT16 gene encoding U8 snoRNA-decapping enzyme — MAGMRRLELAEALQLGPGWRHACHALLYAPDPGLLFGRIPLRYAVLMQMRFDGRLGFPGGFVDLRDCSLEDGLNRELGEELGEAAAAFRVERADYRSSHAGSRPRVVAHFYAKCLTLEQLTAVEMGAPRARDHGLEVLGLVRVPLYTLRDGVGGLPAFLENTFIGNAREQLLEALQNLGLLEPGSFARLKFSARP; from the exons ATGGCCGGGATGCGCAGGCTGGAGCTGGCGGAGGCCTTGCAGCTGGGGCCGGGCTGGCGGCACGCGTGCCACGCGCTGCTCTACGCGCCGGACCCGGGGTTGCTCTTCGGCCGCATCCCGCTGCGCTACGCAGTGCTG ATGCAGATGCGCTTTGATGGGCGCCTGGGCTTCCCCGGCGGCTTCGTGGACTTGCGGGACTGCAGCCTGGAGGACGGGCTGAACCGCGAGCTAGGCGAGGAACTGGGCGAGGCCGCGGCCGCCTTCCGCGTGGAGCGTGCCGATTACCGCAGCTCGCACGCCGGGTCCCGGCCGCGCGTCGTGGCGCACTTCTACGCCAAGTGCCTGACCCTGGAGCAGCTGACTGCGGTGGAGATGGGCGCGCCGCGCGCCCGGGACCACGGGCTGGAG gttCTGGGCCTGGTACGGGTGCCCCTGTACACCCTGCGGGATGGTGTGGGaggcctgcctgccttcctggagAATACGTTTATTGGAAATGCACGGGAACAGCTGCTGGAAGCCCTCCAGAACCTCGGACTGCTGGAACCTGGCTCTTTCGCACGCTTAAAGTTCTCAGCTCGTCCCTAG